The Microbulbifer sp. YPW1 genome contains a region encoding:
- a CDS encoding Glu/Leu/Phe/Val dehydrogenase, which translates to MSIFSHPAYDNHEEVAFYHDAKSGLKAIIAVHNTNLGPALGGCRMWPYADDSEALNDVLRLSRGMTYKSAMAGLKLGGGKSVIIGDPRKEKTPELLRAMGDFLNTLGGRYITAEDSGTSVEDMKVIAERSKFVSGVIAGQEHGGDPSPSTAYGVFVGLKAAVAHRWNRTDLNGLKVSIQGVGNVGFRLGKLLKDAGAELFVTDIFQDNIDRAVNELGATAVGADEIFDLDVDLFAPCALGAILNDNTIDRLKVGAIAGAANNQLAEERHAQVLKDKGILYAPDYVINAGGIIDVYYQQMGQELGEYNAAQVKAHIETIGTTMEEVFQRADESGETTAHVADRIAEERFGHKDALNKADSAAA; encoded by the coding sequence ATGAGTATTTTTTCCCACCCCGCCTACGATAATCACGAAGAAGTCGCCTTTTATCACGACGCAAAAAGTGGTCTGAAAGCGATTATCGCGGTGCACAACACCAATCTGGGGCCGGCACTGGGTGGATGTCGCATGTGGCCCTATGCGGACGACTCCGAAGCGCTGAATGATGTTCTGCGTTTGTCACGTGGCATGACCTACAAATCTGCCATGGCCGGCCTGAAGCTGGGTGGTGGCAAGTCCGTCATCATCGGTGACCCCCGCAAAGAGAAAACCCCCGAACTGCTGCGCGCCATGGGCGACTTCCTCAATACCCTGGGTGGCCGCTACATCACCGCGGAAGACTCCGGCACCAGTGTTGAGGATATGAAAGTTATTGCCGAGCGCAGTAAATTTGTTTCCGGCGTTATCGCGGGCCAGGAACACGGTGGCGACCCGTCCCCGTCCACCGCTTATGGCGTGTTCGTGGGCCTGAAAGCGGCTGTTGCACACCGCTGGAACCGTACCGACCTGAACGGCCTGAAAGTTTCCATCCAGGGTGTGGGCAATGTGGGTTTCCGTCTGGGTAAATTGCTGAAAGATGCGGGTGCGGAACTGTTCGTTACCGATATTTTCCAGGACAACATTGACCGTGCGGTAAACGAGCTGGGTGCCACCGCCGTTGGCGCCGATGAAATTTTCGACCTGGACGTGGACCTGTTCGCCCCCTGTGCCCTCGGTGCAATCCTCAATGACAACACCATCGACCGCCTGAAGGTCGGCGCCATCGCCGGCGCAGCCAACAACCAGCTGGCCGAAGAGCGCCACGCACAGGTGCTGAAGGATAAAGGCATCCTGTACGCGCCGGATTACGTGATCAATGCCGGTGGCATCATTGATGTGTACTACCAGCAGATGGGCCAGGAGCTTGGCGAATACAACGCGGCGCAGGTGAAGGCGCATATCGAGACCATTGGCACCACCATGGAAGAAGTTTTCCAGCGTGCCGATGAATCTGGTGAGACCACTGCCCATGTTGCGGATCGTATCGCTGAAGAGCGTTTCGGCCACAAGGATGCGCTGAACAAGGCAGACTCCGCAGCGGCCTGA